The Elusimicrobiota bacterium genome includes a region encoding these proteins:
- a CDS encoding ABC transporter permease subunit has translation MISTVLSICKYTLRESLRNKAFFIVIVFGLIILFSSLFFSILGGEQEIRLLTDFGLTAIEFFCFITTVYLGTTIILEEINNKTIYFIVTRPISRGTYIMGRYLGILLTVLIGALAMYGIHIVLLVLKGWKPEYAYFMGYFGLILKLMLILSVATATALLTTSAMTGLVFTLLIWVAGHFSQEMKYLMTKTAEMFPKILMTIGYYCLPNFQYFNYRDNAVLSTMSAGFVFGTLAYALLYTTVCLAITIIIFRRKEF, from the coding sequence ATGATCAGTACAGTTTTGTCTATATGTAAATACACACTGCGTGAAAGTTTAAGGAATAAAGCGTTTTTTATTGTAATCGTTTTTGGGTTAATCATCCTCTTTTCATCTCTGTTCTTTAGTATTTTAGGAGGTGAACAGGAGATACGGTTACTAACAGATTTTGGCCTTACCGCAATTGAGTTTTTTTGTTTCATAACAACGGTATATCTCGGGACAACTATTATTCTTGAAGAAATTAATAATAAAACTATATATTTCATTGTTACCCGTCCGATAAGCCGCGGGACGTATATTATGGGAAGATATCTAGGGATTTTATTAACGGTATTAATCGGTGCATTGGCAATGTATGGAATACATATAGTATTGTTGGTATTAAAGGGATGGAAGCCGGAGTACGCGTATTTCATGGGATACTTCGGGCTTATACTGAAATTGATGCTTATACTTTCAGTTGCAACCGCTACTGCTTTACTTACAACATCCGCGATGACCGGGTTGGTGTTCACGCTGCTTATCTGGGTGGCGGGGCATTTTAGCCAGGAGATGAAGTATTTAATGACAAAAACTGCGGAGATGTTTCCTAAAATACTAATGACTATCGGATACTATTGCCTTCCCAACTTTCAATACTTTAATTACCGTGATAACGCGGTACTGTCCACAATGTCAGCCGGGTTTGTGTTCGGAACACTGGCTTATGCGTTGTTGTATACAACAGTATGTTTAGCTATAACAATCATAATATTCCGGAGAAAAGAGTTTTGA
- a CDS encoding ABC transporter ATP-binding protein encodes METYAIRTEKLTKVYKKARFLSSKLTPGVKDVNLEVNTGEVYALLGLNGTGKTTTIKLILGLLFPTEGSIEVFGVKMPNDEIRRSVGYLPELPYFYRNLTPREVLDLYGTLSGLNEHKRKQRCGEILELVRMTKYIDKRMGEFSKGMLQRIGIAQALLHDPQLLVFDEPVAGLDPVGIHEMRELLLNLKTQGKTLMFSSHIISEVEKISDRVGIMNNGQLAKVITQQEWVGKQDGLEKMFIDVVGENVIPR; translated from the coding sequence ATGGAAACTTACGCGATACGTACAGAAAAACTTACTAAGGTATACAAAAAAGCTAGGTTTCTGTCATCAAAACTCACACCCGGGGTTAAAGACGTGAATTTGGAAGTCAACACCGGTGAAGTGTATGCGTTACTCGGCCTTAATGGTACAGGTAAGACTACTACAATTAAACTTATCCTTGGCTTATTATTCCCGACAGAAGGAAGTATTGAAGTGTTTGGCGTTAAAATGCCAAATGATGAGATACGCAGAAGTGTGGGGTACTTACCTGAACTACCGTATTTTTACCGTAACCTCACCCCGCGGGAAGTGTTGGATTTATACGGTACGCTCTCCGGGTTAAATGAGCATAAGAGAAAACAGCGTTGTGGTGAGATACTTGAACTTGTCCGGATGACAAAGTATATTGATAAACGTATGGGTGAGTTCTCAAAAGGTATGCTTCAAAGGATAGGTATTGCGCAGGCGTTACTCCATGACCCTCAACTACTTGTGTTTGACGAACCGGTAGCCGGGCTTGATCCTGTTGGTATCCACGAAATGCGAGAATTATTGTTAAACCTTAAAACACAGGGTAAAACATTAATGTTTTCATCACATATAATTTCTGAAGTAGAAAAAATATCTGATCGCGTAGGGATTATGAATAATGGACAGTTAGCAAAAGTTATTACCCAGCAGGAATGGGTGGGTAAACAAGATGGTTTAGAAAAAATGTTTATTGATGTGGTAGGGGAAAATGTTATTCCCAGGTGA
- the serA gene encoding phosphoglycerate dehydrogenase — protein sequence MAIKVLVSDKIDKDGLKQLFENSNYKVDYLPGMKPEELSSKIAEYEVLLVRSETKVTADILAAAKKLKFIGRAGAGVDNVDLIAATKHGVVVANCPGGNTIAACEHTFALLLALSRNIPSAVESLKQGKWERNKFVGHELYGKTLSVFGLGKIGKEVALRALAFGMKVVGYDPLVTEEYAKRAGVILAEFEDAVKQADFVTLHLPLNDKTKGMFNKKTFDLMKSGVCIINCSRGGVINENDIVDALNSGKLAGAALDVFSKEPLPADNVLYKTTRGLILTPHLGASTEEAQEKVAQEIAAVVIDMFDNNLVRNTVNLPALEPREELEPYLELVKRMGKFVGGIIDGAVKEVSIEYRGGISKYNLAPISLGFLQGMLTTITDSEDINLVNAGVLAKERGIKVVETKTSEVEDYANLVVVNVISEKDKVELSGTLFSKKSLRFVQIHKLAIDISPEGYLLYLKNQDVPGMVGKIGTVLGEYKINIAGMDVGRQDLGGEAVTIVNVDSEVPEEVLVKLKSIKGILQAKVVKI from the coding sequence ATGGCCATCAAGGTTTTAGTATCTGATAAGATTGACAAAGATGGGTTAAAACAATTATTTGAGAATAGTAATTATAAAGTTGACTACTTACCGGGGATGAAACCGGAAGAGTTATCCTCAAAAATCGCGGAGTACGAAGTTTTGCTGGTACGCAGTGAGACAAAAGTTACGGCGGATATTCTTGCCGCAGCAAAGAAGTTAAAATTTATTGGCCGTGCAGGTGCGGGGGTTGATAATGTTGACCTCATAGCTGCGACTAAACACGGGGTGGTAGTGGCAAACTGTCCCGGAGGGAATACCATAGCAGCATGCGAACATACGTTTGCGTTATTACTTGCGCTCTCACGGAATATACCTTCGGCTGTTGAGTCTTTAAAACAAGGGAAGTGGGAACGCAATAAATTTGTGGGCCATGAACTTTATGGGAAAACACTTTCAGTGTTTGGGTTAGGAAAAATCGGGAAAGAAGTTGCTCTCCGTGCGCTTGCGTTTGGTATGAAAGTTGTCGGGTATGATCCGTTGGTTACAGAAGAATACGCGAAACGCGCAGGAGTTATCCTTGCGGAATTTGAAGACGCTGTTAAACAAGCGGATTTTGTTACGTTACACTTACCATTAAACGACAAAACTAAGGGTATGTTCAATAAAAAAACGTTTGATTTAATGAAATCCGGGGTTTGCATTATTAACTGTTCCCGGGGTGGGGTCATCAATGAAAACGATATTGTTGATGCGTTGAATTCAGGAAAACTTGCCGGTGCGGCGCTTGACGTATTCTCCAAAGAACCTTTACCGGCAGATAATGTTTTGTACAAAACTACCCGCGGGTTGATCTTAACCCCGCATCTTGGCGCGTCAACCGAAGAAGCACAGGAGAAAGTTGCACAGGAAATCGCGGCGGTAGTTATTGATATGTTTGACAACAACCTTGTGCGTAATACCGTGAACCTACCTGCTCTTGAGCCAAGGGAAGAACTTGAACCCTATCTTGAACTCGTAAAACGTATGGGTAAATTCGTGGGGGGTATTATCGACGGTGCAGTAAAAGAAGTTAGTATAGAGTACCGCGGCGGAATTTCTAAGTACAACCTTGCACCAATATCACTCGGGTTTTTACAGGGTATGCTGACTACGATAACGGATTCTGAAGATATCAATCTCGTGAATGCTGGTGTACTCGCGAAAGAACGCGGGATTAAAGTTGTTGAAACTAAAACCAGTGAAGTTGAAGATTATGCAAACCTTGTTGTGGTAAATGTTATCTCCGAGAAGGATAAGGTTGAGTTATCCGGTACGTTATTCTCAAAAAAATCGTTAAGGTTTGTGCAGATACATAAGTTAGCGATTGATATTTCTCCGGAAGGGTATCTCCTGTATCTCAAGAACCAGGATGTGCCGGGAATGGTGGGGAAAATAGGTACTGTGCTTGGGGAGTATAAGATTAATATTGCCGGGATGGATGTCGGGAGGCAGGATCTTGGCGGGGAAGCTGTTACTATCGTGAATGTTGATAGTGAAGTACCGGAAGAAGTTTTAGTAAAACTTAAATCTATAAAGGGTATCTTACAAGCAAAAGTTGTTAAGATATAA
- a CDS encoding alanine--glyoxylate aminotransferase family protein: MKKSYLLTPGPTPVPPEVALETAKPILHHRTKEFSQIFVSASEGLKYIFQTTNDVFIITSSGSGAMESAVVNLLSPGDKAIVVQCGVFGNRWEKILTSYGITVVNVKVEMGETINPQDVEKTLAANPDTKAVFTTHTETSTGVAPDIKIIGEIIAKTPAVLVVDAVSGLGGQELRMDEWKLDVVVSGSQKGLMNAPGLAFASVSAKAWKLVESSKLPKFYFDYKSMKTSLSKNTTPFTPAVTLVIGLGKAVEMIKSEGIENLWKRHIKLAEGTRAAVKALGLELFAKRPCNVVTSIKSPAGIDSEQLVNMLLKEYGVSIAEGQQNLKGKIFRIAHMGYMNEFDIIVGIAAIERGLMKLGYTNFKYGDGVGAAEKVLFE, encoded by the coding sequence ATGAAAAAAAGTTATTTGTTAACACCGGGACCGACACCAGTACCGCCGGAAGTTGCGTTGGAGACTGCAAAACCTATACTGCATCACAGGACAAAAGAGTTCTCTCAGATATTTGTTTCTGCATCGGAAGGATTAAAATATATTTTTCAGACAACTAACGATGTTTTTATTATCACCTCTTCAGGCAGCGGTGCAATGGAATCAGCGGTAGTTAATCTTTTATCTCCCGGCGATAAAGCTATTGTCGTGCAATGCGGGGTTTTTGGTAACCGCTGGGAAAAAATCTTAACTTCATACGGGATTACAGTGGTTAATGTTAAGGTTGAGATGGGTGAGACTATTAATCCGCAGGATGTAGAGAAAACGTTAGCTGCAAATCCGGATACCAAAGCTGTGTTTACAACGCATACTGAAACTTCTACGGGTGTAGCGCCGGATATTAAAATTATTGGTGAGATTATTGCTAAAACCCCTGCAGTTTTGGTAGTTGATGCGGTGAGCGGGCTTGGGGGACAGGAGTTAAGGATGGATGAATGGAAACTTGACGTTGTGGTTTCCGGTTCACAAAAAGGGTTGATGAACGCGCCGGGGCTGGCATTCGCGTCAGTAAGCGCAAAAGCGTGGAAACTGGTTGAAAGTTCAAAATTGCCAAAGTTTTATTTTGATTATAAATCCATGAAAACGTCATTATCAAAAAATACTACACCGTTTACTCCCGCAGTGACATTAGTGATTGGGTTAGGTAAAGCGGTAGAGATGATTAAATCCGAAGGTATTGAAAACCTGTGGAAACGGCATATAAAACTGGCGGAAGGAACCCGTGCGGCTGTGAAGGCGTTAGGGTTGGAACTTTTCGCGAAACGGCCGTGTAATGTTGTAACCTCAATAAAATCGCCTGCAGGGATTGATAGTGAACAATTAGTTAATATGTTGCTAAAAGAATACGGTGTGTCAATTGCAGAAGGGCAGCAGAATCTTAAAGGCAAGATTTTCCGTATCGCGCATATGGGGTATATGAATGAGTTTGATATTATTGTAGGTATCGCAGCGATTGAGCGCGGGTTAATGAAGTTGGGTTATACAAACTTTAAGTACGGCGATGGCGTTGGCGCAGCGGAAAAAGTGTTGTTTGAATAA